In Lentisphaera araneosa HTCC2155, the genomic window ATTACTTTCCGGGTGTTCTTAGAAACTCGGACGACGTTGAAGTCGTGGATGCTGATGGGAACACTGTGCACACGCCTCCGCCAGCGGAAGGGCTGGAGCAACGATTGGAAAAACTTACAGAATGGACGAATCAAGCTCATGACGATATCAACAGCGACAGTTATCTGCATCCTCTGTTAAAGGCGATAACCTTACATTTTTCTATCGGCTATGAACATCCGTTTAGAGACGGTAATGGTCGAGTCGCTAGGGCCCTTTTTTATTGGTACCTGTTTAAAAATGATTTTTCGGCCTTTAGATATATTGCTATTAGTCTTTTATTAAAGCAGGCCCCGGTCAAGTATGGGAAAAGTTACCTTTATACTGAAACCGATGATATGGATTTAACTTATTTCTTAGATTATCAAAGTGATATAGTTTTTAGAGCTATAAATGAGTTTAAAAATTCATACCAAAAAACTCTCAAGCAAGAAGCTCAATTCAATAATTGGTTATGGGCATCGGGTTTATTTGGTAAACTCAACGAAAAGCAAAAAACGGTCTTCCAGGTGGCTAAGAATAAAGGGGCACTAACATTTACAGCTATGAACGTAAAAGACAACCTCAATTGTTCCTATAACACTGCAGCTAGCGTACTCAATGATTTAGTGGCTTTGGGCCTCTTTGAAAAGAAGAAGCTAGGAAGAGAATGGGTGTTTAGTATTCGTAGTCAAGAGAAAATCATTGAGTCATGGGAAAGCTAACTCAAAGTCAGTTTCGAATGATGATTAAGTCTAGAAATAGAGTGTCTTTCGCGTTTCGGAGAATTGTCAAAAACACGAGTGTAGAGAATTTGGTTTTGTAGCACTTTTGTAGCACTTTGCTTTTTTATGCACTGAAATGAACCATTATGAACTGAGTACTATTTAAGTACGAAACATTCGATAAGTGTAATAAAAGTACTTCTTTTTTTACCCATAAGTAGATTCAAAATCCCCCGGCTTCGGTCGTGTGGGTTCAAGTCCCACCTTCGGTACTAAAATAAGGGTCTATGCCCGCAAGGGAACATACCCTGTAGTTGATTTTAGCTCTTAATCAGCCTTCTGTCTCCTCCTGTGGTTTATTTTCAATTAGATCTATATACTCCTGAGTCAAAGATTTCGATAATCCTGTAGCGGCAGCTATTTTTTCGACTTTCCAACCTTCCTTTAAGCAAGTCTGAACTCTTTTGAAATCATTGGTATATCGCGTAACAGCTCGAACTGAGTGTGTTGTTTCCCGAGCGGTTTGTTCAATAGACTTTCCTTCATAACAATGTTTTATACAAATAATACGCTTATGAGTCAGCGTGGGACCAAGATCATGAATTGTACCTCGCCGAGGGACCAATCTGTTATGTTCTTTTTCATATTCTCTTAGATATGAAGAGATTGTACTTGGAGAAAGCCCCATGATGGAGCCAGCATCAGCAAGGGTTAAGACGCCTCCCTGTTGATAAGTTTGATCAAAGATTCGAACAACCTTCGTTATATTGCGTTTACGTTTCTTCTCCTTGGCTAAATACGCTTCAATATCATCATCGTGAATCATATCTAAAACAACAGGAACGAGCTTACATCGTTCAAGGGCTTTGCCATAACCGGCTGTTTCTGCGGCATCAACTGCGTACCACAAAGCTTGTCCCATTTTCATTCTTTCTGTTGCGGGATAATAGGTTTCAATAGTTTTAATGAGCTCTAAAACAAGACGTTCTACTAAGAGCTCGCCACCGAGCTGCGGACAATGCTGAAGAAAGAAATTCATGAGTACAGCTTTAAAATCCTTTTTAGTCCAGGCTGGCTCAGGTTTCGACTCTTTTTTATTAACGAGTTTATCTTTCATGTCTATTGCCCAGCCTTTTTTTTAGAGTCTACACTTTCCCAAAAACGGGTGCCCATAGTCTGTATTTCTTCCAAGCGCTCACGGTACGCAGCTGTTTTCATATACTGATCTCGAAGGTCAAGGCATTTGTTGGTCAAAGCTAATGAACAACCTACGATCAAGGATGTTTTCAAAGTATCAGAAACTTCGCTTTGACAATGGACTATACGACAAAAAGATGTGATATAACGCTCTATAGCCCTGAGAGAATGTTGCATATTACGGGCTATATCCTCGGGACATTCACCTTGGATAAACTTCTCTATGGCTTTTGTTCTGTGGGTAATACCTGGGCCGATATCTTTTTTGTTTCCCCGGGTTGGAACAAGGCATTCATGTTTCTTTTGATAATCACGAATGTCATTGCGCACCGTTTTTACATCACAATCCAGTATGCAAGCTAAATCTTCCTGAGTCAGTAAACACTCCTGATCATAGCATTCCTCACACATCCGAACAATTTGATTGGCTCGCTTGGCTGAGCGGCCATACTTCAAATACACTTCTTGATCATCCTCAAGCTGGTGAACCGTAAGGGTGATGATTTTGAATTGACAAGCTGCTAGAGGTTTTCCCGCAGGTTCCAAAGCACTTATTGCCTTCCATTTCATTTGACCTGGCTGCAGTTCGGCGTCTGGACTATATGGGCCGATGCCAAATACCTCCACTGCTTTGTCGGCTATGACTTCTGATTCAAAGCGTGAGCAACTGGTTCCCTCAACAATGACATTAACCAGGGTTGAGGTATTACTTCTGAGCGCAAGTCGTTTGCTACTGCCTTCTTTACGATTTATTGTATCTGATATCATGGGATACTCCTTATTGTTTTTGCTTTTTCACAATTAATATAAGGGATGTCCCATGCTATTTTTAGAGCCCTAAATCTTTAGCGGGTATACGCCCGTATCGGAATAAAGTTAATAAAGCTGACTCTTCCTTCTCAAAGGGAAGTCTGAAAA contains:
- a CDS encoding Fic family protein, whose translation is MKFPPKTRVQNPFNCISEDSPDLLGQYLELFSPVDSKGRYLPFDEITYRIPKGLDEDLVWSVIKSAREKQLKKLIEIGEPVQACHYYLTPTIQKAMSETDRNTTTASLEWMCSKIGEEKHLEYLLNDLIEDEAISSSQLEGAATTTKIAKDMLKRKRKPRTPDEKMILGNFKMMQFTWQNRHKELSLDLILEIHKVGVEDIDDDHYFPGVLRNSDDVEVVDADGNTVHTPPPAEGLEQRLEKLTEWTNQAHDDINSDSYLHPLLKAITLHFSIGYEHPFRDGNGRVARALFYWYLFKNDFSAFRYIAISLLLKQAPVKYGKSYLYTETDDMDLTYFLDYQSDIVFRAINEFKNSYQKTLKQEAQFNNWLWASGLFGKLNEKQKTVFQVAKNKGALTFTAMNVKDNLNCSYNTAASVLNDLVALGLFEKKKLGREWVFSIRSQEKIIESWES
- a CDS encoding DUF1670 domain-containing protein, with the translated sequence MKDKLVNKKESKPEPAWTKKDFKAVLMNFFLQHCPQLGGELLVERLVLELIKTIETYYPATERMKMGQALWYAVDAAETAGYGKALERCKLVPVVLDMIHDDDIEAYLAKEKKRKRNITKVVRIFDQTYQQGGVLTLADAGSIMGLSPSTISSYLREYEKEHNRLVPRRGTIHDLGPTLTHKRIICIKHCYEGKSIEQTARETTHSVRAVTRYTNDFKRVQTCLKEGWKVEKIAAATGLSKSLTQEYIDLIENKPQEETEG
- a CDS encoding DUF1670 domain-containing protein encodes the protein MISDTINRKEGSSKRLALRSNTSTLVNVIVEGTSCSRFESEVIADKAVEVFGIGPYSPDAELQPGQMKWKAISALEPAGKPLAACQFKIITLTVHQLEDDQEVYLKYGRSAKRANQIVRMCEECYDQECLLTQEDLACILDCDVKTVRNDIRDYQKKHECLVPTRGNKKDIGPGITHRTKAIEKFIQGECPEDIARNMQHSLRAIERYITSFCRIVHCQSEVSDTLKTSLIVGCSLALTNKCLDLRDQYMKTAAYRERLEEIQTMGTRFWESVDSKKKAGQ